A window of Desulfopila inferna genomic DNA:
GGGCAGGGGACTTTCATGGAACAGCAGCCTGACATTGGGCCGCTCGTTGAGCGGCTGCGGCGCGAGAACAGGAAGCGGCTCGCCGGGTTGTACTTCGAAGAGCCTAATCGCCTAGTGGTGCGCTTGGTTGGTGAAACCCCGGTCGAGACGCAGACGCATCGGGTCGGCGGGCATCGGGTCGAGGTGGTGTTTCGCCCTGGTGCTACGCACACCTACGCGAAATTGACCGAGGCCCTAAAGAAGGGCGACCGTGACA
This region includes:
- a CDS encoding S1 family peptidase; translation: MEQQPDIGPLVERLRRENRKRLAGLYFEEPNRLVVRLVGETPVETQTHRVGGHRVEVVFRPGATHTYAKLTEALKKGDRDINRLLPSAHGRYVDERTGEVVVAVRPGAPVTDAQRTDLERMLGVPVRIEVEEPAVLQRLK